A genomic stretch from Rhodobacterales bacterium HKCCA1288 includes:
- the tldD gene encoding metalloprotease TldD gives MSDRASSFRPFETSLDQEAALRLLRATLTGAEDGELFLERKRSEALVFDDGRIKTASYDASEGFGLRAVLGEVSAYAHATELSEAALSRASDTARMAIRQSGGIMAAPPQGTNRHLYMPNDPMDGSSFEARIDLLGEIDAYTRALDPRVVQVSVSLAASHQEVEILRPEGQVLRDARPLVRLNISVIVEAKGRRESGSAGGGGRFAIDRVMAPAHWQSVAREALRVACVNLDSVPAPAGVIDVVLGPGWPGILLHEAVGHGLEGDFNRKGQSAFAGLMGQQVAAKGVTVLDDGTLPDRRGSISIDDEGTQSQATPLIEDGILVGYMQDRQSARLMGVAATGNGRRESYAHPPMTRMTNTYMLGGDSAPADILADLKDGIYAVGFGGGQVDITNGKFVFSCTEAYRVQNGQIGAPVKGATLIGDGATALKQIRAIGNDMALDPGMGNCGKAGQWVPVGVGQPTLMIGGLTVGGSA, from the coding sequence GTGTCTGATCGTGCCAGTAGCTTCCGTCCCTTCGAGACATCCCTCGACCAAGAGGCCGCCCTGCGACTGTTGCGCGCAACCCTGACAGGGGCCGAAGACGGAGAGTTATTTCTCGAAAGAAAACGATCTGAGGCCTTGGTTTTCGATGACGGGCGGATCAAGACCGCGTCTTATGACGCAAGCGAGGGATTCGGGCTACGCGCGGTCTTGGGGGAGGTTTCGGCCTATGCCCATGCGACCGAGTTAAGCGAAGCGGCCCTGTCCCGCGCCAGTGACACTGCCCGCATGGCCATTCGCCAAAGCGGCGGGATCATGGCCGCCCCCCCACAAGGCACCAACCGCCACCTCTATATGCCCAATGACCCGATGGATGGCAGCAGCTTTGAGGCCCGCATTGATCTATTGGGCGAGATTGACGCCTATACCCGCGCCCTTGATCCGCGCGTTGTGCAAGTGTCTGTATCGCTTGCCGCCTCGCATCAAGAGGTCGAAATCCTGCGCCCTGAGGGACAGGTGTTGCGCGATGCACGGCCTTTGGTGCGCCTGAATATCTCGGTCATTGTCGAGGCAAAGGGCCGCCGTGAAAGTGGCTCGGCAGGCGGTGGGGGGCGGTTTGCGATTGACCGCGTCATGGCCCCTGCGCATTGGCAATCGGTTGCACGTGAGGCCCTGCGCGTGGCCTGCGTGAACCTCGACAGCGTCCCTGCCCCTGCGGGCGTGATTGATGTGGTGCTGGGGCCAGGCTGGCCAGGTATCCTACTGCACGAGGCTGTGGGTCATGGGCTAGAGGGGGACTTCAACCGCAAAGGCCAATCCGCCTTCGCAGGCCTGATGGGGCAGCAAGTGGCGGCCAAAGGCGTGACTGTTTTGGACGATGGCACGCTGCCTGATCGGCGTGGATCCATTTCGATTGATGATGAGGGTACGCAAAGCCAAGCCACCCCGCTCATTGAGGACGGGATTTTGGTTGGCTACATGCAAGACCGCCAATCCGCCCGCCTGATGGGTGTAGCTGCGACAGGGAATGGGCGGCGCGAATCTTATGCCCACCCCCCGATGACGCGGATGACCAACACCTATATGCTTGGCGGCGACAGCGCGCCTGCCGATATTTTGGCGGATTTGAAAGACGGGATTTATGCGGTTGGCTTTGGCGGCGGGCAGGTTGACATCACCAATGGCAAATTCGTTTTTTCCTGCACCGAGGCCTATCGCGTGCAAAACGGCCAGATCGGGGCGCCTGTCAAAGGGGCCACGCTCATCGGGGATGGGGCCACTGCGCTGAAGCAAATCCGCGCGATTGGCAATGATATG
- the coxB gene encoding cytochrome c oxidase subunit II: MALRTKLSSFWAAAAATFALTGGASAQALRDGLEIIGAPHLGGVNMQTGVTELAHDVRMLDGLLLVIITAIVIFVTALMVYSILRHNRRANPKPATFTHNRKIEIIWTVVPMIILFVIGGFSLPVLFKQQTIPDGEVVIKATGYQWYWGYEYPQHDIVFDSFMLAEDELADYGYTSDEYLLATNTAMVVPTGRDVVVQVTGADVIHSWTIPAFGVKQDGIPGRLAQLWFNVEPGREGIYFGQCSELCGVNHAFMPITVFAVTPEEYDAWTRGEISDFASVDARAPQVVELAAAQ, from the coding sequence ATGGCACTTCGTACCAAGCTCTCAAGCTTTTGGGCCGCAGCAGCGGCAACATTTGCCCTGACGGGTGGTGCATCTGCGCAGGCGTTGCGCGATGGTTTGGAGATTATCGGCGCACCCCATCTAGGTGGTGTGAATATGCAAACAGGCGTGACCGAATTGGCGCATGACGTTCGCATGTTGGATGGTCTGCTTTTGGTGATTATCACCGCGATTGTTATCTTCGTGACCGCATTGATGGTCTATTCCATCCTGCGCCACAATCGCCGTGCGAACCCAAAACCTGCAACCTTCACCCATAACCGCAAGATCGAGATCATCTGGACAGTCGTGCCAATGATCATCTTGTTTGTGATCGGCGGCTTCTCACTGCCTGTGTTGTTCAAGCAGCAGACCATTCCTGATGGCGAAGTGGTGATCAAGGCAACGGGCTATCAGTGGTATTGGGGCTACGAATACCCGCAGCATGACATTGTTTTTGACAGCTTCATGTTGGCCGAAGATGAATTGGCCGATTATGGTTACACAAGCGATGAATATTTGCTCGCCACCAACACAGCGATGGTTGTGCCAACAGGCCGCGATGTTGTGGTTCAGGTCACGGGCGCGGATGTGATCCATTCTTGGACAATTCCCGCCTTCGGTGTGAAGCAGGACGGGATCCCTGGCCGCCTTGCGCAGCTGTGGTTCAATGTTGAGCCTGGCCGTGAAGGCATCTATTTCGGGCAGTGTTCTGAGCTGTGCGGCGTGAACCATGCCTTTATGCCAATCACCGTCTTCGCAGTGACCCCTGAGGAATATGACGCATGGACACGCGGCGAGATCAGCGATTTCGCCTCCGTAGATGCGCGTGCGCCACAGGTTGTGGAACTGGCCGCGGCGCAATAA
- a CDS encoding protoheme IX farnesyltransferase: MSDAFIDITTKPAKPAELEPKEASFGDYVLLLKPRVMSLVVFTAFVGIVAAPEAQSLFISFCAILFIAIGAGASGALNMWYDADIDRVMKRTASRPVPSGRVTAQEAFQIGLALSVMSVVFLGLATNWVAAGLLAFTIFFYVVIYTMWLKRATPQNIVIGGAAGAFPPMVGWAAVTGDVSLASLLMFGLIFMWTPPHFWALALFMKSDYHKADVPMLTVTHGRAATRRHIWIYTVLLAPVALGIGVTQIGGPLYMAAAVVLNLIFLKGAWDIRARSEDVAEADGYATEKKFFRFSLYYLFLHFCAILGDIALRAAGLSLGGW, from the coding sequence ATGAGCGATGCATTCATTGATATCACCACCAAACCGGCGAAACCCGCTGAACTGGAACCCAAAGAAGCAAGCTTTGGGGATTATGTGCTGCTGCTTAAGCCGCGTGTGATGTCTTTGGTGGTGTTCACCGCTTTTGTTGGCATTGTCGCGGCCCCCGAGGCGCAGTCTTTGTTCATCTCTTTCTGCGCCATTTTGTTCATCGCCATTGGTGCGGGGGCGTCTGGCGCGCTGAATATGTGGTATGATGCCGATATTGACCGCGTTATGAAGCGCACCGCCTCGCGCCCTGTGCCGTCTGGGCGTGTCACCGCGCAAGAGGCGTTTCAGATCGGTCTTGCGCTCTCGGTCATGTCGGTTGTGTTCCTTGGCCTTGCGACCAATTGGGTTGCAGCGGGGCTCTTGGCCTTTACCATCTTTTTCTACGTTGTGATTTACACGATGTGGCTGAAACGCGCGACCCCGCAGAATATTGTCATTGGTGGCGCGGCAGGGGCCTTTCCCCCAATGGTGGGCTGGGCCGCTGTTACGGGAGATGTTTCGCTGGCCTCTTTGCTGATGTTTGGCTTGATCTTCATGTGGACGCCGCCGCATTTCTGGGCCTTGGCCTTGTTTATGAAATCGGATTACCACAAGGCCGATGTGCCGATGCTGACGGTGACCCATGGGCGCGCGGCGACCCGCCGCCATATCTGGATTTACACTGTGCTCTTGGCGCCTGTGGCGCTTGGCATTGGTGTGACGCAAATCGGCGGCCCGCTCTACATGGCGGCAGCGGTGGTTCTGAACCTGATCTTCTTGAAGGGCGCATGGGATATCCGTGCCCGCAGCGAAGATGTGGCAGAGGCCGATGGCTATGCGACTGAAAAGAAATTCTTCCGCTTTTCCCTCTATTACCTTTTCCTGCATTTCTGCGCGATCTTGGGCGATATTGCCCTGCGCGCCGCAGGTCTGTCATTGGGGGGGTGGTAA
- a CDS encoding cytochrome c oxidase assembly protein: protein MTQNRKTVYSLLGVIVFMGAMAWAAVPLYDLFCRVTGYGGTTQVADTESAVVSDRIVTVRFDASTARDMPWEFRPMQREIDVRLGETALVFYEAYNPTDEVVAGTASYNVLPYTAGAYFAKIACFCFTEQVLQPGERVEMPVTFFVDPEILEDDEAYDTQEITLSYTFHVMDITEDLAALSGTTE, encoded by the coding sequence ATGACACAAAACCGTAAAACTGTTTACAGCCTGCTGGGTGTCATCGTCTTTATGGGGGCGATGGCATGGGCGGCAGTGCCTCTTTACGATCTCTTCTGCCGTGTCACAGGCTATGGCGGCACCACGCAAGTTGCGGATACTGAAAGCGCGGTGGTGTCTGATCGCATCGTCACTGTGCGCTTTGATGCAAGCACCGCGCGCGACATGCCGTGGGAATTCCGCCCCATGCAGCGCGAAATTGATGTCCGCCTAGGCGAAACAGCCTTGGTGTTTTACGAGGCCTATAACCCGACCGATGAAGTGGTGGCAGGCACTGCGAGCTACAACGTGCTGCCCTACACGGCGGGCGCTTATTTTGCGAAAATCGCCTGTTTCTGTTTCACCGAGCAGGTGCTGCAACCAGGTGAGCGGGTCGAAATGCCTGTGACCTTTTTCGTAGACCCCGAAATCCTTGAGGATGACGAGGCCTATGACACACAAGAAATTACCCTGTCCTATACATTTCATGTTATGGATATAACCGAAGACCTTGCCGCGCTGAGCGGCACAACTGAATGA
- a CDS encoding cytochrome c oxidase subunit 3, whose translation MAHAKNHDYHIISPSLWPLIAAVGAFVMLTGSVLWMHGSGPWMFLMGLVAVLYVMFGWWSDVVAESNQGDHTPVVRIGLRYGFIMFIMSEAMFFVAWFWAFFKHAIYPMNEYVGSQYVQPSFYQMDVWHLPLINTLVLLLSGAAVTWAHHALVHNESRKDVEWGLLIGVVLGLFFTALQAYEYWELLVHKDWTFGGDKFFSTFFLATGFHGMHVIIGTIFLFICYLRVRSGHFTAEKHIGFEAAAWYWHFVDVVWLFLFAAVYIWGIGG comes from the coding sequence ATGGCCCATGCAAAGAACCATGATTATCATATCATTTCGCCCTCGCTCTGGCCGCTGATTGCTGCCGTTGGGGCTTTTGTAATGCTTACGGGCAGCGTGCTGTGGATGCACGGCTCTGGCCCGTGGATGTTCCTGATGGGCCTTGTGGCCGTCCTTTACGTGATGTTCGGCTGGTGGTCGGATGTGGTCGCGGAAAGCAACCAAGGCGATCACACCCCCGTTGTGCGGATCGGCCTGCGCTATGGCTTTATCATGTTCATCATGTCCGAAGCCATGTTCTTTGTCGCATGGTTCTGGGCGTTCTTTAAGCACGCGATTTACCCGATGAATGAATATGTCGGGTCGCAATATGTGCAGCCAAGTTTCTATCAGATGGATGTCTGGCACTTGCCTTTGATCAACACGCTGGTGTTGCTTCTGTCGGGCGCGGCGGTGACTTGGGCGCACCACGCGTTGGTGCACAATGAAAGCCGCAAGGATGTCGAATGGGGCCTTTTGATCGGTGTTGTGCTGGGCCTGTTCTTCACGGCGCTTCAGGCCTATGAATACTGGGAATTGCTGGTTCACAAAGACTGGACATTCGGCGGGGATAAGTTCTTCTCGACCTTCTTCCTTGCAACGGGTTTCCACGGGATGCACGTGATTATCGGCACAATCTTCCTGTTCATCTGCTATCTGCGCGTGCGCAGCGGCCATTTCACCGCAGAGAAACATATCGGCTTTGAAGCGGCTGCATGGTACTGGCACTTTGTTGATGTGGTCTGGTTGTTCTTGTTTGCCGCAGTCTATATTTGGGGCATTGGCGGCTGA
- a CDS encoding SURF1 family protein, translating to MTHSRVAIFSVLSFGVAGAAILIALGVWQTQRLSWKQGVLADIEARIVAEAVTLPDAPDAIRDRYMPVMLEGQFIRGAEDTLRVLVSRKGVGAGYRLISGFEDDLTGRRVLVDRGFLPVAAEMRSAPEGRFALTGNLHWPDDRNSSTPDNDRAANIWFARDLADMAAVLGTDPYLVVLRDGTPPEADLTPMPVDTSAIPNDHLQYAVTWFSLAAVWLGMTAYLLWRIRHRTL from the coding sequence ATGACACATTCGCGCGTTGCGATTTTCTCGGTTCTGTCATTCGGGGTTGCGGGGGCCGCTATCCTGATTGCGCTTGGCGTGTGGCAGACCCAACGTTTGTCTTGGAAACAGGGCGTGTTGGCCGATATCGAGGCGCGGATTGTTGCCGAAGCAGTGACCTTGCCTGACGCGCCAGATGCGATCCGTGATCGGTATATGCCTGTGATGCTTGAGGGGCAGTTTATCCGCGGGGCAGAGGACACGCTGCGCGTCTTGGTCAGCCGCAAGGGCGTGGGGGCGGGTTATCGCCTGATCTCAGGGTTTGAGGATGATCTGACGGGGCGCCGTGTCCTGGTGGATCGTGGGTTTTTGCCCGTAGCCGCCGAGATGCGTTCTGCGCCAGAAGGCCGCTTTGCCCTTACGGGCAACCTGCATTGGCCAGATGACCGCAACAGCTCGACCCCCGATAATGACCGCGCCGCAAATATCTGGTTCGCGCGCGATTTGGCGGATATGGCCGCGGTGCTTGGCACAGACCCCTATCTTGTGGTGCTGCGTGACGGCACCCCGCCAGAGGCAGACCTGACACCGATGCCCGTGGACACATCCGCCATCCCCAATGACCATTTGCAATATGCGGTGACATGGTTTTCGCTTGCAGCGGTATGGTTGGGGATGACAGCCTATCTTCTGTGGCGTATCAGGCACAGAACGCTTTGA
- a CDS encoding threonine synthase produces MRYISTRGTAPELTFEDAMLTGLARDGGLYVPASVPQLSHAEIAAMAGLPYEEVAFRVMRPFVGDTFSDSEFGDIITRAYQGFRHASRAPLKELAPNHFLMELFHGPTLAFKDFAMQLIGQMFEHSLTKRGQHVTIVGATSGDTGSAAMEAFRGLDAVSVFILFPHGRVSEVQRRQMTTVTEANAHALAIDGTFDDAQARLKDMFNDLTFRDEVRLAGVNSINWARVMAQVVYYFTAAVSLGAPHRAVSFTVPTGNFGDIFAGYIARQMGLPIDRLVVATNSNDILDRALRTGGYHMGGVQATISPSMDIEVSSNFERALFDAYGRDAGAVVQSMAALKSEGGFDISQGALEALRDIFASGRASEDETSAMITSCLSTSGELLCPHSAVGVHVAQDHLGTTPMVTLATAHPAKFPDAVEAATGIRPALPPHMADLFERSERVQRVPNDLAALEALIREKVAA; encoded by the coding sequence ATGCGCTACATCTCGACACGCGGCACAGCGCCTGAACTGACATTTGAGGACGCCATGTTGACGGGGCTTGCCCGTGATGGGGGGCTGTATGTGCCTGCAAGCGTCCCACAGTTGAGCCATGCGGAGATCGCCGCAATGGCGGGTCTGCCTTATGAGGAGGTCGCCTTTCGCGTGATGCGCCCCTTTGTGGGCGATACATTCAGCGATAGTGAATTTGGCGATATCATCACCCGCGCCTATCAGGGCTTTCGCCACGCAAGCCGCGCCCCGCTCAAGGAATTGGCACCCAATCATTTCCTGATGGAATTGTTCCACGGCCCCACCTTGGCGTTCAAAGATTTTGCGATGCAGCTTATTGGGCAAATGTTTGAGCATAGCCTGACCAAACGCGGGCAGCATGTGACCATTGTGGGGGCAACGTCAGGCGATACAGGCTCTGCCGCGATGGAGGCATTTCGCGGGCTTGATGCGGTGTCGGTGTTCATCCTGTTCCCCCATGGCCGTGTGTCCGAGGTGCAGCGCCGCCAAATGACCACGGTCACCGAGGCCAATGCCCATGCTTTGGCTATTGACGGCACATTTGACGATGCGCAGGCGCGGCTCAAAGATATGTTCAATGATCTCACCTTTCGCGATGAGGTGCGCTTGGCAGGGGTGAACTCGATCAACTGGGCGCGTGTCATGGCGCAGGTTGTTTATTATTTCACCGCCGCAGTCAGCCTTGGCGCGCCACATCGTGCCGTCAGCTTTACCGTGCCGACTGGCAATTTCGGCGATATTTTCGCGGGCTATATCGCGCGCCAAATGGGTCTGCCGATTGATCGTCTTGTGGTGGCGACCAATAGCAATGACATTTTGGATCGCGCCTTGCGCACGGGCGGCTATCATATGGGCGGTGTGCAGGCCACAATCAGCCCTTCGATGGATATCGAAGTGTCGTCCAACTTTGAGCGGGCATTGTTTGATGCATATGGTCGTGACGCAGGCGCGGTTGTGCAATCCATGGCTGCGTTGAAATCCGAAGGCGGGTTTGACATCAGCCAAGGCGCGCTTGAGGCTTTGCGGGACATCTTTGCCTCGGGTCGTGCGAGCGAGGATGAGACATCCGCGATGATCACATCTTGCCTGTCAACATCGGGCGAGCTGCTTTGCCCCCATTCCGCAGTCGGGGTTCATGTGGCCCAAGATCACCTTGGGACGACCCCGATGGTTACATTGGCCACAGCGCATCCTGCGAAATTCCCCGATGCGGTCGAGGCGGCAACAGGCATCCGCCCCGCATTGCCGCCCCATATGGCAGATTTGTTCGAGCGTTCCGAACGGGTGCAGCGCGTGCCAAATGACCTTGCCGCCCTTGAGGCGCTGATCCGCGAAAAGGTGGCCGCATGA